In Labrus mixtus chromosome 3, fLabMix1.1, whole genome shotgun sequence, a single window of DNA contains:
- the scinla gene encoding scinderin like a: MTHKEFQRAGKKPGLQVWRVEKMDLSPVPDEYHGNFFTGDSYLLLYTTDSTRPSYNIHAWHGSEASADERGCAAIFMTQLDDFMGQSPTQYVEFQNEESKTFMSYFRRGIQYKKGGAQSGFQHVVTNSSDVKRLLHVKGKRTIRAREVDMSWNSFNKGDCFIIDLGKIIYHWSGSESNRFERLKTTELAKEIRDNERKGRADVEMINEGEEPEEVINVLGPKPELSDAVPESDVRADKQNKNKASLYLISDAAGSMTMSVVADKNPFKQDMLSQKECYILDNGGDRKIFVWKGKDANKDERKAAYATADKFIKDKKYGKNTQVMIMAAGSETALFKNFFFNWLDKDEITGPGETYTIGRIARVKQIPFDSSTLHGNDVMAAQHGMVDDGSGEVQIWRLENGEKVPVDPSSYGQFYGGDCYLLLYTYNAGCKEKHIIYTWQGQKCSRDELAASAYLTVNLDDSMDGVATQVRVTQGQEPAHLVSIFKDKPLVIHLGGTCREHGQSETASKRLFHIRQSSTKATRAVEVLPTASSLNSNDVFVLKTTDSLFMWKGKGATPEEMAVAKYVAGILGGSPSEVQESQEPAPFWEALDGKKPYQTSMNLRSQQIIKNPRLFGCSNKTGRLIAEEVLGEFSQLDLLPDDVMILDTWDKIYLWIGEEANECEKAGSDTIAQQYLDSDPSGRLGYPIYTIKQGAEPPSFTGWFHAWDPKMWD, translated from the exons ATGACACACAAAGAGTTCCAGAGAGCCGGGAAAAAGCCCGGCCTTCAGGTGTGGCGGGTGGAGAAGATGGATTTGTCACCTGTACCTGATGAATACCATGGAAACTTCTTCACCGGAGACTCTTACCTGCTGCTCTACACCACCGACTCCACACGGCCATCCTATAACATTCATGCATGGCATG GCAGCGAGGCTTCTGCAGATGAGAGAGGTTGTGCCGCCATCTTCATGACCCAGCTGGATGACTTCATGGGTCAAAGCCCAACACAGTATGTGGAGTTTCAAAATGAAGAGTCGAAGACCTTTATGAGCTACTTCAGAAGGGGCATCCAGTACAAG AAAGGTGGAGCACAATCTGGCTTCCAACATGTGGTCACCAACAGCTCAGATGTAAAACGCTTGCTGCATGTTAAAGGTAAACGGACAATCAGAGCCAGAGAGGTGGATATGAGCTGGAACAGCTTCAATAAAGGAGACTGCTTCATCATTGACTTGGGAAAG ATAATCTACCACTGGTCAGGAAGTGAAAGCAATCGGTTCGAACGCCTGAAGACCACCGAGCTGGCCAAAGAGATTCGTGATAATGAGCGTAAGGGCCGAGCTGATGTCGAAATGATAAATGAGGGTGAAGAGCCAGAAGAAGTCATTAAT gTGCTTGGACCCAAGCCCGAGCTCAGCGATGCTGTCCCTGAATCTGATGTACGTGCTGACAAACAGAACAAGAACAAGGCATCGCTctatttg ATTTCTGATGCTGCTGGCTCCATGACTATGTCTGTGGTGGCGGATAAAAACCCATTCAAACAAGACATGCTCTCCCAGAAAGAATGCTACATCCTAGACAATGGAGGAGACAGGAAGATATTTGTTTGGAAAG GGAAGGATGCGAATAAGGACGAGCGAAAAGCCGCATATGCTACTGCAGATAAATTCATCAAAGACAAGAAGTATGGCAAGAATACTCAG GTCATGATCATGGCAGCCGGGAGTGAGACTGCACTGTTCAAGAACTTCTTCTTCAACTGGCTGGACAAGGATGAGATCACAGGCCCAGGTGAGACCTACACCATCGGCCGGATTGCCCGGGTGAAGCAGATCCCCTTTGACTCCTCCACACTACACGGCAACGACGTGATGGCTGCCCAGCATGGGATGGTGGATGATGGCTCAGGGGAAGTCCAG ATCTGGCGTTTGGAGAACGGGGAGAAAGTGCCCGTGGATCCATCCAGCTATGGACAGTTCTACGGGGGTGACTGTTACCTGTTGCTGTACACCTACAACGCTGGTTGCAAAGAGAAGCATATCATCTACACCTG GCAAGGACAAAAGTGTTCCAGAGATGAACTGGCTGCTTCCGCCTATCTCACCGTCAATCTGGATGATTCCATGGATGGAGTCGCAACCCAG GTACGAGTCACTCAGGGCCAAGAACCTGCTCATCTTGTGAGCATTTTCAAAGACAAGCCCCTGGTCATCCACTTGGGTGGGACATGCCGTGAGCACGGCCAGAGCGAGACTGCAAGCAAACGCCTCTTTCATATCCGCCAAAGCTCCACCAAAGCCACCCGGGCTGTCGAG GTGTTGCCCACTGCCTCATCCCTGAACAGCAACGACGTGTTTGTGCTGAAGACAACTGATTCCCTGTTCATGTGGAAGGGGAAAGGAGCAACTCCAGAGGAAATGGCTGTAGCTAAGTATGTTGCTGGCATACTCGGAGGATCTCCCAGTGAGGTGCAGGAATCGCAGGAACCAG CTCCTTTCTGGGAAGCATTGGACGGTAAGAAACCGTACCAGACCTCCATGAACCTGCGGAGCCAGCAGATAATCAAGAATCCAAGACTGTTTGGCTGTTCAAACAAGACTGGCAGGCTGATT GCTGAAGAGGTGCTTGGTGAGTTCAGTCAGTTGGACCTACtacctgatgatgtcatgattctGGACACCTGGGATAAG ATCTACCTTTGGATTGGAGAGGAAGCAAATGAGTGTGAGAAAGCTGGATCAGACACAATag CTCAACAATATCTGGACTCAGATCCTTCTGGACGCCTCGGTTACCCTATCTACACCATTAAGCAGGGGGCGGAGCCCCCCTCATTCACTGGCTGGTTCCACGCCTGGGACCCCAAGATGTGGGACTAA
- the si:ch73-389b16.1 gene encoding uncharacterized protein si:ch73-389b16.1, with the protein MSNFHGELTQREQDLLKIRRDSDTKAAELVKMEKMLQQTKGLFEKKTESGSESMGYQENMVEDLEERVRSTRRYRRNSLHHTQMLESQMKTVKGELVGTLDHLEELRNVLRRSQKKAEERTAAMEKLAAGLR; encoded by the exons atgAGTAATTTTCATGGCGAGCTGACTCAGAGAGAGCAGGATTTACTGAAAATCCGCCGGGACAGCGACACAAAGGCTGCTGAACTTGTCAAGATGGAGAAGATGCTTCAGCAGACCAAGGGCCTGTTTGAGAAGAAGACGGAATCTGGCTCAGAGAGCATGGGCTACCAGGAGAACATGG TGGAGGACCTGGAGGAGAGAGTGCGCTCCACCAGACGGTATAGGAGAAACTCCCTTCATCACACACAGATGCTGGAGAGCCAGATGAAAACAGTGAAAGGAGAGCTGGTGGGCACTCTGGACCATCTTGAGGAGCTGAGGAACGTCCTGCGTCGCTCACAGAAGAAAGCAGAGGAGCGTACAGCTGCGATGGAGAAGCTGGCAGCAGGGCTCAGGTGA